A window from Enterocloster bolteae encodes these proteins:
- a CDS encoding N-acetylmuramoyl-L-alanine amidase family protein: MGYKKYWVAMAAAGMIGAMSLGSVFTSYAADGWSKSNDSWTYIYNGQTHTGWLQTSEGWYYMDLSTGHMSTGFKQIDGKWYFFRPNGLMAMGWINPEDGKWYYMLNDGSMVTGWLKIGNDYYFMRGNGTMATGWREMDGAWYYFQSNGKCVVNSWAQIKDNWYLFGTDGKMMTGWAKVDNDYFYLNTDGRMLIGWLSDSEGNKYYMDTSNGKMSTGWKQIDNSWHYFNSNGHMMTGWIQLDGKYYYLNPANEGKMIAGTTATINGVQYNFDGSGVCQNANGVSAQTPGTVNNNSGSSGGSGGPGVSGSSGSGISSGTPGGSGNSSNGPTSGNSNNSPSGSSTALEPGRTDGPG, translated from the coding sequence ATGGGATATAAAAAGTACTGGGTGGCAATGGCGGCAGCCGGTATGATTGGGGCCATGTCATTGGGGTCTGTATTTACCAGCTATGCGGCGGACGGATGGAGTAAATCCAATGATAGTTGGACTTATATCTATAACGGACAGACACATACAGGATGGCTTCAGACCAGCGAGGGCTGGTATTACATGGACTTATCCACGGGACATATGTCCACGGGTTTTAAGCAGATTGACGGCAAGTGGTATTTCTTCAGGCCGAATGGTCTTATGGCCATGGGCTGGATTAATCCTGAGGACGGCAAGTGGTATTATATGCTGAACGACGGCAGCATGGTTACAGGCTGGCTGAAGATTGGCAATGACTACTACTTCATGCGGGGCAACGGTACCATGGCAACCGGCTGGCGTGAGATGGACGGGGCCTGGTATTATTTCCAGAGCAACGGAAAGTGCGTGGTTAATTCCTGGGCACAGATTAAGGACAACTGGTATCTCTTTGGCACGGACGGCAAGATGATGACGGGCTGGGCTAAAGTGGATAATGATTATTTCTACCTGAATACGGACGGCCGGATGCTGATCGGCTGGCTGAGCGACAGCGAAGGCAACAAATATTATATGGATACAAGCAACGGCAAGATGTCCACGGGCTGGAAGCAGATTGATAATTCCTGGCATTACTTCAACAGCAACGGACATATGATGACGGGATGGATTCAGCTGGACGGCAAGTATTATTATCTGAACCCTGCCAACGAGGGCAAGATGATTGCAGGCACCACAGCCACCATCAACGGTGTACAGTATAACTTTGACGGCAGCGGCGTATGCCAGAATGCCAACGGCGTATCGGCCCAGACACCGGGAACTGTGAACAATAATTCCGGCAGTTCCGGCGGCAGCGGCGGACCTGGAGTGTCCGGTTCTTCCGGCTCCGGTATCAGCAGCGGCACACCGGGCGGCTCCGGAAACAGTTCAAACGGCCCGACCAGCGGCAATTCCAATAACAGCCCATCCGGCTCATCAACTGCGCTTGAACCAGGACGGACAGACGGACCAGGTTGA